A window of Desulfobulbus oralis genomic DNA:
CGGTGGTTGCAGCGGGCAGATTGTGCTGCTCGGAATGAATGCCCAAATCGTGGGCTGTTTTGTTTTTGGCCCGCACGTAGGACTGGGAGGCGGGATCCTCTCCCACCAGAATGGTGGCCAGCCCCGGCACAATGCCCTGCGCTTTCAGCGCCCGTACCCTGGCGGCCAGCTCTTCCCGAATCTCTGCGGCAATCTCCGTGCCGCGAATCAGTCTTGCAGTCATCTTCCCCCCGTCAGCGTCAGCGGGCCGGATAGCCCTCCGGGTTGTTTTTCTGCCAGTTCCAGGCATGGCGGCACATGTCTTCAAGGCCATATTCGCTCTGCCAGCCCAGCTCCCTGCGCGCCAAAGCGGCATCGGCATAGCAGACGGCCACATCGCCCGGCCGGCGCGGGGCGATGTGGTAGGGAATCTCGATGCCCGTGGCTGCCATGAAGGTCTGCACCATGTCCAGCACCGAATGCCCCCTGCCGGTGCCCAGATTGTACACGGCAACGCCGGGCCGGCCGGCGGTGTGCTCCAGCGCGCAGACATGCCCCCTGGCCAGATCCACCACGTGCAGGTAATCGCGGATACAGGTGCCGTCCGGCGTGGGATAGTCGCCTCCGAACACCGCCAGTTCCTTCAGCCGGCCGGCCGCCACCTGGGTGATGAAGGGCATGAGGTTGTTGGGAATGCCCCGGGGGTCTTCCCCGATGCGGCCGCTTTCATGGGCGCCCACCGGATTGAAATAGCGCAGCAGCACCATCTGCCAGCGCGGCTCGCTTGCGTGCAGATCCTGCAGAATCTCCTCGATCATCAGCTTGGTGCGGCCATAGGGACTGGCAGCCGAAGTGGGGAAATTTTCCAGAATGGGCAGGCGCTCCGGCGTGCCGTACACCGTGGCGGAGGACGAAAAGACCAGATGCCAGACCCCGCAGGCCGCCATGACCTCGCAGAGATTCAGGGTGGCGATCAGGTTGTTCTGATAGTAGAGCAGCGGCTTGCGCACCGACTCGCCCACTGCCTTCAGCCCGGCGAAGTGGATGACCGCATCCATGTCCGGGTTCTGCGCAAAAAGCCTGCGCAGACCGGGCTTGTCCAGAAGATCCAGCTCGACAAAGCCCAGACTCCGGCCCGCCAGCTCCTGCACCCGCTCCAGGGCCACCCGGCTCGAATTGCAGAGGTTGTCCACCACCGTCACCCGGCAGCCGGAGTGCAACAGTTCCAGGCAGGTGTGACTGCCGATATACCCGGCTCCGCCGGTCACAAGCACATGCATGATTCACTCCTCGTTCATCCGCCCGCCGGACAAGAAGGCATCGACGTGCAGGTGAAATATGGTGTATATAGGGCACAGGCCCAGAGTACAGAGGGAAACGGGCTTTGTCTTCAAAATTGTACAGCGGGCACCCGCTGGAGGAGGATTGTATGCCGTACGTCAGCATCCGGGTCGCCGGGACCCTGACCAGAGAACAGAAGGCCCAGATCGCCAGCGAGGTGACCGAGACCATCCACCGCGTGGCGAACAAGCCCAAGGAAAACATCATGATCATGATCGATGAACTGAGCCGGGAAAACATTGCCAAGGAAGGCAAGCTGCTCGATGGCAAATAGGGCCCCGGATTCCGGCCGCGAGGCGGCGGCGCAGCGTCTGGCCACGTTGCGCCGCGAACTCCACCGGCATGCCCACCACTACTATGTGCTGGACGATCCGCTGATCAGCGACGGCGAATACGACCAGCTGTTCCGGGAGCTTCTGGACCTCGAAGCCGGGTTTCCGGAGCTGGTCACCCCGGATTCGCCCAGTCACCGCGTGGGCGGCGCTCCCCTGACCGCTTTCCGGCAGGTCGTGCACAAGAGCCCGCTTTTGAGCCTGGACAATATCTTCAACGAGATGGAGCTGGCCGATTTTGCCGGCCGGATGCGGCGTGCCCTGCCTGCCGCCACACTCGGGTTCATGGCGGAACCCAAGCTGGACGGTCTGGCCGTAGAGCTGGTCTACGAGCAGGGGCTGCTGGTATCCGGCTCCACCCGGGGCGACGGCGTGACCGGTGAAGACATCACGGCGCAGCTCAAAACCGTGCGCGGCATTCCCCTGAAATTGCAGGGGCCCGGCGAGCGCTTGCCCGAACTCCAGGTGCGGGGCGAGGTTTTTTTGTCCAAGAAGGGCTTTGCCGAACTGAACCGCCAGCGCGGTCAGGCGGGGGAGCCGCTTTTTGCGAACACGAGGAATGCGGCTGCCGGTTCCCTGCGCCAGCTCGATCCGGCGGTCACAGCCAAAAGGCCGCTGGCCTTTTATGTCTACGGCGCGGGCAACCCGGAAGCCCTGCAGGTGGATTCCCAGGAAGCGCTTCTGCAGGCCCTGGGCCGCTGCGGCTTTCCGGTGAATCCGCTGGTGGCCCTCTGCGACACGGAAGGGGCAATGGCGGCCCATTACCGCAAACTGCAGGATCTCAGGCCCAGCCTGGACTACGACATTGACGGCATGGTCGTCAAGGTGAACGCCTACGCCCAGCAGGAACGTCTGGGCGCAACCGCCCGCGCGCCCCGCTGGGCCGTGGCCTGGAAATTTCCGCCCAGCCAGATGACCACGACGGTCGAGGCCGTGGAATTTCAGGTGGGCCGCACCGGCGTGATTACGCCCGTGGCCGTGCTGACGCCGGTCAGGATCGAGGGCGCCATGGTGCGCAGGGCCACCCTGCACAATCAGGACGAGATGGCGCGCAAGGACATCCGCCTGGGGGACAGGGTGTTGGTGCAGCGGGCAGGCGATGTCATTCCCGAAGTGGTCAAGGTCATGGCCGAGGCGCGGGACGGCAGCGAAAAGGCGGTGGCCTTCCCCACGCTCTGCCCGGCCTGCGGGCAGGCGCTCGAACGCAGGGCAGACGAGGCTGCGGTGCGCTGCGTCAACCCGGAATGCGGCGGCCGGCTTTTGCAGCGGCTCATCCACTTTGCCGGCAAGAGCGGCATGGACTTCGAGGGTCTGGGCAAAAAGCAGGTGGAGCTTCTGCTGAACAAGGGGCTCCTGACGGACGCGCCCGGCTTCTTCACGCTGGACATGCAGGCCCTCGCCGCTCTCGAGGGCTGGGGCGAAAAATCCGCGGCCAAGGTCCTGGCCGCCATTGAACGGCGGAGGACAGTGCCACTCGCCCGTTTTCTCAT
This region includes:
- a CDS encoding tautomerase family protein; this translates as MPYVSIRVAGTLTREQKAQIASEVTETIHRVANKPKENIMIMIDELSRENIAKEGKLLDGK
- the ligA gene encoding NAD-dependent DNA ligase LigA, encoding MANRAPDSGREAAAQRLATLRRELHRHAHHYYVLDDPLISDGEYDQLFRELLDLEAGFPELVTPDSPSHRVGGAPLTAFRQVVHKSPLLSLDNIFNEMELADFAGRMRRALPAATLGFMAEPKLDGLAVELVYEQGLLVSGSTRGDGVTGEDITAQLKTVRGIPLKLQGPGERLPELQVRGEVFLSKKGFAELNRQRGQAGEPLFANTRNAAAGSLRQLDPAVTAKRPLAFYVYGAGNPEALQVDSQEALLQALGRCGFPVNPLVALCDTEGAMAAHYRKLQDLRPSLDYDIDGMVVKVNAYAQQERLGATARAPRWAVAWKFPPSQMTTTVEAVEFQVGRTGVITPVAVLTPVRIEGAMVRRATLHNQDEMARKDIRLGDRVLVQRAGDVIPEVVKVMAEARDGSEKAVAFPTLCPACGQALERRADEAAVRCVNPECGGRLLQRLIHFAGKSGMDFEGLGKKQVELLLNKGLLTDAPGFFTLDMQALAALEGWGEKSAAKVLAAIERRRTVPLARFLMALGIRHVGASTAELLADRFPTLEALQAASTADLLDLDGIGEEVAASVHAAFHDPAMLALLKRFHAAGLRIAGQESGTNTAARALAGRVFLFTGTLPSLSRDQARQMAKAAGAQVATAISRRVTDLVAGAKAGGKLAEAGRLGIPVLDEAAFLELVEGQHGE
- the galE gene encoding UDP-glucose 4-epimerase GalE, producing the protein MHVLVTGGAGYIGSHTCLELLHSGCRVTVVDNLCNSSRVALERVQELAGRSLGFVELDLLDKPGLRRLFAQNPDMDAVIHFAGLKAVGESVRKPLLYYQNNLIATLNLCEVMAACGVWHLVFSSSATVYGTPERLPILENFPTSAASPYGRTKLMIEEILQDLHASEPRWQMVLLRYFNPVGAHESGRIGEDPRGIPNNLMPFITQVAAGRLKELAVFGGDYPTPDGTCIRDYLHVVDLARGHVCALEHTAGRPGVAVYNLGTGRGHSVLDMVQTFMAATGIEIPYHIAPRRPGDVAVCYADAALARRELGWQSEYGLEDMCRHAWNWQKNNPEGYPAR